One Sphaerisporangium krabiense DNA segment encodes these proteins:
- a CDS encoding DUF4129 domain-containing protein, with protein MTISTTISVTISASLLATASSAIFGDIGRDEARRRAFEELVRPEYQQESLLERLVRIVREFFGGLLDQAPGGVPGGLLALAVIVVLIAALIGLIAWQARKATGGRRAAEGLFGTRERTADEHRQEAGRLAGESRWAEAIRERLRAIARDLEHRAIVAPQPGRTADELAEAAGAELPAFAGRLAGAARLFDDVTYGQRPGSPEDYGTMTALDEDLRAARPAALAGRAHAAPPGTAAP; from the coding sequence GTGACCATCTCCACGACCATCTCCGTGACCATCTCCGCGAGCCTCCTCGCGACCGCCTCCTCGGCGATCTTCGGCGACATCGGCCGCGACGAGGCGCGCCGCCGGGCGTTCGAAGAGCTCGTGAGGCCCGAGTACCAGCAGGAATCGCTGCTGGAGCGCCTGGTCAGGATCGTGCGGGAGTTCTTCGGCGGCCTGCTCGACCAGGCGCCGGGCGGCGTGCCCGGCGGCCTCCTGGCGCTCGCCGTCATCGTCGTGCTCATCGCCGCGCTGATCGGCCTGATCGCCTGGCAGGCGCGGAAGGCCACGGGCGGCAGGCGCGCGGCCGAGGGCCTGTTCGGGACGCGCGAGCGCACCGCCGACGAGCACCGGCAGGAGGCCGGACGGCTGGCCGGGGAGTCCCGCTGGGCGGAGGCCATCCGCGAGCGGTTGCGCGCCATCGCCCGCGACCTGGAGCACCGGGCCATCGTCGCGCCGCAGCCGGGCCGCACGGCCGACGAGCTGGCGGAGGCCGCGGGCGCGGAGCTGCCCGCGTTCGCGGGACGGCTGGCCGGGGCCGCGCGGCTGTTCGACGACGTCACCTACGGGCAGCGCCCTGGATCGCCGGAGGACTACGGGACGATGACGGCCCTGGACGAGGACCTGCGCGCCGCCAGGCCCGCCGCGCTCGCGGGGCGGGCGCACGCCGCCCCGCCCGGGACGGCCGCCCCATGA
- a CDS encoding DUF4350 domain-containing protein, with translation MSGSAAAPQSGSAAVSPTARGLWRGARGAVALGVIVIAVAVVTALVVGGSGESGRLDPTDTTLSGGKALARLLAGQGVRVERVSTVEEVERLDGTESQILISGTWWLTSDEHRRLARTRADRLVVGADPALVTLAPGLEAAGEASLRSREPGCELPAAVRAGSAHMGGATFRTPPEGAVGCYPGEDGASLVRVFGTGAPTVTVVGDGAFMTNQRLAEDGNAALAVNLAGAKPVLIWLVPGGRPASAPGSGDVSPGDLIPAGVVWALVQLLVAVLVVALWRGRRLGPVVVERLPVVVRAAETVEGRGRLYRARRARDRAAATLRAACAARLTPRLGLTGDATPDEIVAATALKSGQDAVWVRSVMYGPAPADDAALVALAGHLDTLERQVRES, from the coding sequence ATGAGCGGCTCCGCCGCAGCGCCCCAGAGCGGCTCCGCCGCGGTGTCCCCCACGGCGCGGGGCCTGTGGCGCGGCGCGCGGGGCGCGGTGGCGCTCGGCGTGATCGTGATCGCCGTCGCCGTGGTGACCGCGCTGGTCGTGGGCGGCTCCGGCGAGAGCGGGCGGCTCGACCCCACCGACACCACGCTCTCGGGCGGCAAGGCGCTCGCCCGGCTCCTGGCCGGCCAGGGCGTCCGCGTCGAGCGGGTCTCCACCGTCGAGGAGGTCGAGCGCCTCGACGGGACGGAGAGCCAGATCCTGATCTCCGGCACCTGGTGGCTCACCTCCGACGAGCACCGGCGGCTCGCCAGGACGCGCGCCGACCGCCTGGTCGTCGGGGCCGACCCGGCGCTGGTCACCCTGGCCCCGGGCCTGGAGGCCGCCGGCGAGGCGTCGCTCCGTTCGCGGGAACCGGGCTGCGAGCTGCCCGCCGCCGTCCGCGCGGGCAGCGCCCACATGGGCGGCGCGACGTTCCGCACCCCGCCCGAGGGCGCCGTCGGCTGCTACCCCGGCGAGGACGGGGCGAGCCTGGTGCGCGTGTTCGGCACCGGGGCTCCGACGGTGACCGTGGTCGGCGACGGCGCGTTCATGACCAACCAGCGGCTCGCCGAGGACGGCAACGCCGCGCTCGCGGTCAACCTGGCGGGGGCCAAGCCGGTGCTGATCTGGCTGGTCCCCGGCGGCAGGCCCGCGTCCGCCCCCGGCTCCGGGGACGTCTCTCCCGGCGACCTGATCCCCGCCGGGGTGGTCTGGGCGCTGGTCCAGCTCCTCGTCGCGGTGCTGGTCGTGGCGCTGTGGCGGGGCCGCAGGCTCGGGCCGGTGGTGGTCGAGCGGCTGCCCGTGGTGGTGCGCGCCGCCGAGACCGTGGAGGGGCGGGGCCGGCTGTACCGGGCCCGCCGCGCGCGCGACCGCGCCGCCGCCACGCTGCGGGCGGCCTGCGCGGCGCGCCTGACGCCGAGGCTGGGGCTGACCGGGGACGCCACCCCGGATGAGATCGTCGCCGCGACCGCCCTGAAGTCGGGGCAGGACGCGGTCTGGGTCCGTTCGGTCATGTACGGGCCGGCGCCGGCCGACGACGCCGCGCTGGTCGCCCTGGCGGGCCACCTCGACACCTTGGAAAGGCAGGTACGAGAGTCGTGA
- a CDS encoding AAA family ATPase: MGPGDGDPARDALGALRAEVAKAVVGQDAVVTGLVIALLCRGHVLLEGVPGVAKTLLVRTLAATLALDFKRVQFTPDLMPGDVTGSLVYDAKTAEFAFRAGPIFANLLLADEINRTPPKTQAALLEAMEERQVSVDGSPVKLPDPFVVIATQNPIEYEGTYQLPEAQLDRFLLKLTVPLPPRDQEIAVLERHALGFDPKDLSHIRQVASGADLAAGRARVAKLHVAPEVLAYVVDLARATRMSPSLQLGVSPRGATALLAAARAWAWLSGRDYVTPDDVKALAKPALRHRVQLRPEAELEGATSDGLLDGVLASVPVPR; the protein is encoded by the coding sequence GTGGGACCCGGCGACGGCGACCCGGCGAGGGACGCGCTCGGAGCGCTGCGCGCCGAGGTCGCCAAGGCCGTCGTCGGGCAGGACGCCGTGGTGACCGGCCTGGTCATCGCCCTGCTGTGCCGGGGGCACGTGCTGCTGGAAGGCGTGCCGGGCGTGGCCAAGACCCTGCTCGTGCGCACGCTCGCCGCCACCCTGGCCCTGGACTTCAAGCGCGTGCAGTTCACGCCCGACCTGATGCCCGGCGACGTCACCGGGTCGCTGGTGTACGACGCCAAGACGGCCGAGTTCGCCTTCCGCGCGGGCCCGATCTTCGCCAACCTGCTGCTGGCCGACGAGATCAACCGCACCCCTCCGAAGACGCAGGCCGCGCTGCTGGAGGCCATGGAGGAACGCCAGGTCAGCGTGGACGGCTCGCCCGTCAAGCTGCCCGACCCGTTCGTGGTGATCGCCACGCAGAACCCGATCGAGTACGAGGGCACCTACCAGCTTCCCGAGGCCCAGCTCGACCGGTTCCTGCTCAAGCTGACGGTCCCGCTGCCGCCGCGCGACCAGGAGATCGCGGTGCTGGAACGCCACGCGCTCGGCTTCGACCCCAAGGACCTCTCGCACATCAGGCAGGTCGCCTCCGGCGCGGACCTGGCGGCGGGCCGTGCGCGGGTCGCCAAGCTGCACGTCGCGCCCGAGGTGCTCGCCTACGTCGTCGACCTGGCCCGGGCGACCCGCATGTCGCCCTCGCTGCAGCTCGGGGTCTCCCCGCGCGGCGCGACCGCCCTGCTCGCGGCGGCCCGCGCCTGGGCCTGGCTGTCGGGGCGCGACTACGTCACCCCCGACGACGTCAAGGCGCTCGCCAAGCCGGCGCTGCGGCACCGCGTGCAGCTCCGTCCCGAGGCCGAGCTGGAGGGGGCCACCTCCGACGGCCTGCTGGACGGCGTCCTGGCCTCGGTCCCGGTACCCCGCTGA
- a CDS encoding DUF58 domain-containing protein, with translation MALTGRAGLIAALGAIAVYFAPRPEYTVLGLLLLLAALVVVDLLFAGGVRPLRFRRGGERLVRLGESVAVELVVENPGRRRVRGTLRDAWPPSAGAHPRHLRVDVPAGERRRLVTTLTPSRRGDREAVKVTVRSLGPLGLAARQGSHVVPWKVRVLPPFLSRKHLPAKLAKLRELEGTHPALVRGQGTEFDSLREYVVGDDVRSIDWRATARRSDVVVRTWRPERDRRVLIVLDTGRTSAGRVGVSPLATPTPPATPAHGAGRGAAGWPRLDWSMDAALLLAALAARAGDRVDFLAHDRAARAWTSGASRTGSLSALVNVMAPLEPELVEADSERMVATIMARAGRRCLVVLMTDLNPAAMEQGLLPVLPRLAARHLVLVAAVADPRVAEMAAGRGTPELVYDAAAAEHLRGERARLTARLRRHGCEVVDATPDTLAPALADAYLALKAAGRL, from the coding sequence ATGGCGCTGACCGGCCGCGCCGGGCTGATCGCCGCGCTCGGCGCGATCGCCGTGTACTTCGCGCCGCGGCCGGAGTACACGGTGCTCGGCCTCCTGCTGCTGCTCGCCGCGCTGGTCGTGGTGGACCTGCTGTTCGCGGGCGGCGTGCGCCCGCTGCGCTTCCGGCGCGGCGGGGAGCGGCTCGTGCGCCTCGGCGAGTCCGTGGCCGTCGAACTGGTCGTGGAGAACCCCGGACGCCGCCGCGTGCGGGGCACGCTGCGGGACGCCTGGCCGCCGTCCGCGGGCGCGCACCCCCGCCACCTGCGCGTGGACGTCCCGGCGGGCGAGCGCCGCCGCCTGGTCACGACGCTCACCCCGTCGCGGCGCGGCGACCGCGAGGCCGTCAAGGTGACCGTGCGCTCGCTCGGCCCGCTCGGCCTGGCCGCGCGCCAGGGCTCCCACGTGGTGCCCTGGAAGGTGCGCGTGCTGCCGCCGTTCCTCAGCCGCAAGCATCTGCCCGCCAAGCTGGCGAAGCTGCGCGAGCTGGAAGGGACGCACCCGGCGCTGGTGCGCGGGCAGGGCACCGAGTTCGACTCCCTGCGCGAGTACGTGGTCGGGGACGACGTGCGGTCGATCGACTGGCGGGCCACGGCGCGGCGGTCGGACGTCGTCGTGCGGACCTGGCGTCCGGAGCGGGACCGGCGCGTCCTGATCGTGCTGGACACCGGCCGCACCTCCGCCGGCCGCGTCGGCGTCTCTCCCCTGGCCACCCCCACCCCACCCGCCACCCCCGCCCACGGCGCCGGGCGCGGCGCCGCCGGGTGGCCGCGGCTGGACTGGTCGATGGACGCCGCCCTGCTGCTGGCCGCGCTCGCCGCCCGCGCGGGCGACCGCGTCGACTTCCTCGCCCACGACCGGGCCGCCCGCGCCTGGACCTCGGGCGCCTCGCGGACCGGCTCGCTGTCGGCGCTGGTCAACGTGATGGCCCCGCTCGAACCCGAGCTGGTCGAGGCCGACTCCGAGCGCATGGTCGCGACGATCATGGCGAGGGCCGGGCGGCGCTGCCTGGTCGTGCTGATGACCGACCTCAACCCCGCCGCCATGGAGCAGGGCCTGCTGCCGGTCCTGCCGCGGCTCGCCGCGCGCCACCTCGTGCTGGTCGCCGCCGTGGCCGACCCGCGGGTGGCGGAGATGGCCGCGGGCCGCGGCACGCCCGAGCTGGTCTACGACGCGGCGGCGGCCGAGCACCTGCGCGGCGAGCGCGCCCGCCTCACGGCCCGCCTGCGCCGCCACGGCTGCGAGGTCGTGGACGCCACCCCCGACACCCTCGCCCCGGCCCTCGCCGACGCCTACCTCGCCCTCAAGGCCGCCGGTCGTCTGTGA
- a CDS encoding WD40 repeat domain-containing serine/threonine protein kinase, with amino-acid sequence MPLTPLTPSDPQRLGGYWLAGRLGAGGQGVVYEAYGEGGERVAVKVPRLDDPASRARLAKEAAAARRVASFCTARVIEARTDVPEAFIVSEYVPGPNLRQVIEESGRYEGDLLLRLAIGVATALAAVHEVGIVHRDLKPGNIILGPDGPRVIDFGVARRLEVPATTTGPMMGTPNYMAPELFAGRPASPAADVWAWGLTVMFAATGHDLIPDREPLAVVTRVLALRPDVGGLAEPLAGLVARALAQDPADRPSARDLLLGLLGGLKGPGRDPADGDPLAYGGSAAAGVRPPEAAPAPEPDLGTIAEELYRELSESERAVAPEVFLRMIGVAEDGAETVRHVPREELPGEGPVASLLTVYGAAGLVVDTGTAFTLAHPALVQAWPRLREWMGEDRAGLAVNRRLTEAARVWDRDGRRPGDLLHGSGLDRALRWAAAERRNIVLLPLERDFLDAATTLARRTSRRRGLLAAALGVLLVLAVAGGGLAVQQSRAVARERDAAAARALTLRAADLRRSDPRLAMRMSVAAWRLAPSLPQSRGALYDSLSQFATDSFTDPDVTASTAYALGVSGRTLAAVHSGEVTIWDVRGHRQIRRFRGVAPEATNAALSPDGRILAVQDRQGVRLWDVTTGSPAGGVFGPGAPPTAYEQLRFDAGGRRLAVPAADGLGRGRWWDVATRRKITVRSGAQVDAVSPDGSLGVVHSTGSGRAELWDLRSGRRVPADWMPQKRAVGSVRFSEDGRALAVTHEVSGSEGAGVSLALKRMPSGTPLTGDGTGPVGESVTFFHHDRFVAATTASGLRVLSVEDGRMAIERDLGGAIKKLRYDEADRSLRVLLSETGTVTTLDVADLFDRPLLPGIPDAQSLLAPGGRVLALYGAGAVRLWDVRRRRWIAGPVTLESGAGEKPVLAFSTDGGRLAIGEAPPLGRSGIERVGLPRVTIVEVSGGNVTSAFEVSGADGAAVRAMAFSPDGAVLAVALDAAGPFTPPPPLTLRDLRTGTFRVARGVVGSAPMTYRPDGGLLVAGVDREFTLVDPRTLVPVRRPGGSGSIATGEYSFSPDGRQVAVGNLGRLSIWDAGFRRTLGRPFPKLDSVISPIWSPDGRTIASYGDGNGIRLWDTRTRQPLGLVFDGRTSLGAGSMGDEPDAPTLFVVPEMTIAFGADGRTLLSATPEGVLRTHDLDGDRVAARICARAQGRPDPEAWRRDVPEIDYADVCPA; translated from the coding sequence ATGCCCCTCACGCCGCTCACCCCCTCCGACCCCCAGCGGCTCGGCGGCTACTGGCTGGCGGGACGGCTCGGCGCCGGCGGCCAGGGGGTCGTGTACGAGGCGTACGGCGAGGGCGGCGAGCGCGTGGCCGTCAAGGTGCCCCGGCTGGACGACCCCGCCTCGCGGGCCAGGCTCGCCAAGGAGGCGGCGGCGGCGCGGCGGGTGGCGTCCTTCTGCACCGCCCGCGTGATCGAGGCCAGGACCGACGTGCCCGAGGCGTTCATCGTCAGCGAGTACGTCCCCGGGCCGAACCTGCGCCAGGTGATCGAGGAGTCCGGCCGCTACGAGGGAGACCTGCTGCTCAGGCTCGCCATCGGCGTCGCCACCGCGCTGGCGGCCGTGCACGAGGTCGGCATCGTCCACCGCGACCTCAAGCCCGGCAACATCATCCTCGGCCCCGACGGGCCCCGCGTCATCGACTTCGGCGTGGCCAGGCGGCTGGAGGTCCCGGCCACCACGACCGGGCCGATGATGGGCACGCCGAACTACATGGCCCCCGAGCTGTTCGCGGGACGGCCCGCCTCGCCCGCCGCCGACGTCTGGGCGTGGGGGCTGACCGTGATGTTCGCGGCCACCGGGCACGACCTGATCCCCGACCGCGAGCCGCTCGCGGTCGTGACGCGGGTGCTCGCACTGCGCCCCGACGTCGGCGGCCTGGCCGAGCCGCTCGCCGGCCTGGTCGCCCGCGCCCTCGCGCAGGACCCGGCGGACCGGCCCTCCGCGCGCGACCTCCTCCTCGGCCTGCTGGGCGGGCTGAAGGGGCCGGGGCGGGACCCGGCGGACGGCGATCCGCTGGCGTACGGCGGCAGCGCCGCGGCCGGCGTGCGCCCGCCGGAGGCCGCGCCCGCCCCGGAGCCGGACCTCGGGACGATCGCCGAGGAGCTGTACCGGGAACTGTCCGAGAGCGAGCGCGCCGTCGCGCCCGAGGTGTTCCTGCGCATGATCGGCGTGGCCGAGGACGGCGCGGAGACCGTCAGGCACGTGCCCCGCGAGGAACTCCCCGGCGAGGGCCCGGTGGCCTCGCTGCTGACGGTGTACGGCGCGGCGGGCCTGGTCGTCGACACCGGCACGGCGTTCACCCTGGCCCACCCCGCGCTCGTCCAGGCGTGGCCCCGATTACGCGAGTGGATGGGCGAGGACCGCGCGGGCCTGGCCGTCAACCGGCGGCTCACCGAGGCCGCGCGCGTCTGGGACCGCGACGGGCGCAGGCCGGGCGACCTGCTGCACGGCTCCGGGCTCGACCGCGCCCTGCGCTGGGCCGCGGCCGAACGGCGCAACATCGTGCTCCTTCCGCTGGAGCGCGATTTCCTGGACGCGGCCACCACGCTCGCCCGGCGCACCTCGCGCCGCCGCGGCCTGCTCGCCGCGGCCCTCGGCGTCCTGCTGGTGCTCGCCGTCGCGGGAGGGGGGCTGGCCGTCCAGCAGAGCCGGGCCGTCGCACGCGAACGCGACGCCGCCGCCGCCCGCGCGCTCACCCTGCGCGCCGCCGACCTGCGCCGGAGCGACCCGCGGCTGGCGATGCGCATGAGCGTGGCCGCCTGGCGCCTGGCCCCCTCTCTGCCGCAGTCCCGCGGCGCCCTCTACGACTCACTGTCCCAGTTCGCCACCGACTCCTTCACCGACCCCGACGTCACCGCCTCCACCGCGTACGCCCTCGGCGTTTCGGGCCGCACCCTCGCCGCCGTCCACTCCGGCGAGGTCACCATCTGGGATGTGCGGGGCCACCGCCAGATCCGCCGGTTCCGGGGGGTCGCGCCGGAGGCGACGAACGCGGCGTTGTCGCCGGACGGCAGGATCCTCGCCGTCCAGGACCGGCAGGGAGTACGGCTGTGGGACGTGACCACGGGCAGCCCGGCGGGCGGGGTCTTCGGTCCCGGCGCGCCGCCCACCGCCTACGAACAACTGAGGTTCGACGCCGGCGGGCGCCGGCTCGCCGTGCCCGCGGCCGACGGCCTGGGCCGGGGCCGGTGGTGGGACGTCGCCACGCGGCGGAAGATCACGGTCAGGTCCGGCGCTCAGGTGGACGCCGTCAGCCCCGACGGGTCCCTTGGGGTGGTGCATTCCACGGGGTCGGGACGGGCCGAGCTGTGGGACCTGCGATCCGGCCGCCGCGTCCCGGCGGACTGGATGCCGCAGAAGCGCGCCGTGGGGAGCGTCCGCTTCAGCGAGGACGGCAGGGCGCTGGCGGTCACCCACGAGGTCAGCGGGTCGGAGGGGGCGGGCGTGAGCCTGGCGCTGAAACGCATGCCGTCCGGCACGCCGCTCACCGGAGACGGCACGGGGCCGGTCGGGGAGTCGGTCACCTTCTTCCATCACGACCGGTTCGTCGCCGCGACGACGGCCTCGGGACTGCGCGTGCTGAGCGTCGAGGACGGTCGCATGGCCATCGAGCGTGATCTCGGCGGCGCCATCAAGAAGCTCCGGTACGACGAGGCCGACCGTTCCCTGCGTGTCCTGCTCTCGGAGACGGGCACGGTGACCACGCTGGACGTCGCGGACCTGTTCGACAGACCCCTGCTGCCGGGTATTCCCGACGCCCAGTCCCTCCTCGCGCCGGGCGGCCGTGTGCTCGCGCTGTACGGGGCCGGAGCGGTGCGGCTGTGGGACGTACGCCGGAGGCGGTGGATCGCCGGTCCGGTGACCCTCGAGAGCGGAGCCGGAGAGAAGCCCGTCCTGGCGTTCAGCACCGACGGCGGCAGGTTGGCCATCGGGGAGGCGCCTCCCCTCGGCCGTTCCGGCATCGAGCGCGTCGGCCTGCCCCGCGTGACGATCGTCGAGGTGTCCGGGGGGAACGTGACCTCCGCGTTCGAGGTCTCCGGCGCCGACGGCGCCGCCGTCCGAGCCATGGCCTTCAGCCCGGACGGCGCCGTCCTCGCCGTCGCCCTCGACGCCGCCGGCCCCTTCACGCCTCCTCCTCCGCTGACGCTGCGCGACCTGCGCACCGGGACCTTCCGGGTCGCGCGGGGCGTCGTCGGGTCCGCGCCCATGACGTACCGTCCGGACGGAGGGCTGCTCGTGGCCGGCGTCGACCGAGAGTTCACGCTCGTGGATCCGCGCACGCTCGTGCCGGTCCGGCGTCCGGGCGGGTCGGGGAGCATCGCCACAGGGGAGTACTCGTTCAGCCCTGACGGGCGGCAGGTGGCCGTCGGGAACCTGGGACGGCTCTCGATCTGGGACGCCGGCTTCCGGCGGACGCTGGGCCGCCCCTTTCCCAAGCTGGACAGCGTCATCTCGCCGATCTGGTCGCCCGACGGGCGCACCATCGCCTCGTACGGCGACGGCAACGGCATCAGGCTGTGGGACACGCGGACGCGGCAGCCACTCGGCCTCGTCTTCGACGGGCGCACGTCGCTCGGCGCCGGCTCGATGGGAGACGAGCCCGACGCGCCCACCTTGTTCGTGGTGCCGGAGATGACCATCGCCTTCGGCGCCGACGGCCGTACCCTGCTCAGCGCGACCCCGGAGGGCGTGCTCAGGACGCACGACCTCGACGGTGACCGCGTGGCGGCGCGGATCTGCGCGCGTGCGCAGGGCCGGCCCGACCCCGAGGCCTGGCGAAGAGACGTCCCGGAGATCGACTACGCCGACGTCTGCCCCGCCTGA
- a CDS encoding AfsR/SARP family transcriptional regulator translates to MEFQIMGALRARDGEHDRTPTAPKHRDLLVVFLLNPRRPLTVARLRRLLWPREDGERSESLVRGYVGALRRLLGTDVITTVSGTYTLAVEDDRIDAHRFRRLVEEGLDAAAAREERARALLGEALGLWQGRALEDVDPDGHRWVETAALREELEELRLLAVERRVDLDLAAGLHRGLIADLRRLTREHPLWQRFHGQYMLALYRGGRRAEALEAYGRLRDALDEGHAIEPDPELQLLYHRMLHDDVSLHVAAGPPVLLPHDVTGFTGREDLLEHLDRLTTGPARVVVHGQAGVGKSALAVHAAWRARPRFPDGVFYADLRGDHGRPVHPATVLEDLLRWLGCPAQAMPATLERREWLFRTYTANRRLLLVLDNAVDEGQVRPLLAACPTVVTSRSPLGGLVDAVRLTVDVLDDREAQDLLAGLIGPRRAGEEATATRRLGQVCGGLPIALRIAGSRLAARPAWTVGHLAGLLDDEHRRLDQLHSGDQTVRGVYAVGYEGLPDKARRMLRALGALPSPDFAHWVTELFGDEAEALVDAGLMETHAVDVAGQVRYRLHDLTRLYARERLVAEGGGQDAVRQTLTGLMSVVTTMVRASRFPLLSGDGAGARHATTDIKQSVNWLLAERVFLTALVAELHKAGLWEHAWRLAHLLTPFLERYRFLDSWRLACESGLSAARQTAEVRAEALLLRDLGDLHRAEQRWDPAAERLRLALGMFLRVGDAKNAVHTRRRLGQVLLELDRPEDAERNLLTCLAAYTSEVSPAPAGPAPQGAALHDPQEEAETRRALGAVLGRTGRLDEAAAHLVRAVSLLSSTGDRHRHADALLDLTAARLAQGSPDEARAHAQRARSIAVRLGDRLLNTRALIALAEVLLAEGAGEQARDLASEALAALETGPDPAARARALRILDPSRS, encoded by the coding sequence ATGGAATTCCAGATCATGGGTGCGTTACGGGCGCGTGACGGCGAGCACGACCGTACTCCGACGGCCCCCAAGCACCGCGATCTTCTCGTCGTCTTCCTGCTGAACCCGCGCCGTCCGCTGACCGTCGCCCGCCTGCGGCGGCTGCTGTGGCCGCGCGAGGACGGGGAGCGGTCGGAGTCGCTGGTCCGCGGCTACGTGGGCGCGCTGCGCCGCCTGCTCGGCACCGACGTCATCACGACCGTGTCGGGCACCTACACGCTGGCCGTCGAGGACGACCGGATCGACGCGCACCGGTTCCGGCGCCTGGTCGAGGAGGGCCTGGACGCGGCCGCCGCGCGGGAGGAACGCGCCCGCGCGCTGCTGGGCGAGGCGCTCGGCCTGTGGCAGGGGCGGGCCCTGGAGGACGTCGACCCCGACGGGCACCGGTGGGTGGAGACCGCCGCGCTGCGCGAGGAGTTGGAGGAGCTGCGCCTGCTGGCCGTCGAGCGGCGCGTCGATCTCGACCTGGCGGCCGGGCTGCATCGGGGCCTCATCGCCGACCTGCGCAGGCTCACTCGGGAGCATCCGCTGTGGCAGCGCTTCCACGGCCAGTACATGCTCGCCCTGTACCGGGGCGGGCGCCGCGCGGAGGCGCTGGAGGCGTACGGACGGCTGCGCGACGCCCTCGACGAGGGGCACGCCATCGAACCCGACCCGGAGCTGCAGCTCCTCTACCACCGCATGCTGCACGACGACGTCTCCCTGCACGTCGCCGCGGGGCCGCCCGTGCTGCTCCCCCACGACGTCACCGGCTTCACCGGCCGCGAGGACCTGCTCGAACACCTGGACCGCCTCACCACCGGCCCCGCGCGGGTCGTCGTCCACGGGCAGGCCGGGGTGGGCAAGTCGGCGCTCGCCGTCCACGCCGCCTGGCGCGCGCGCCCCCGGTTCCCCGATGGAGTGTTCTACGCCGACCTGCGCGGCGACCACGGCCGGCCCGTCCATCCCGCCACGGTGCTCGAGGACCTGCTGCGGTGGCTGGGCTGCCCGGCCCAGGCCATGCCCGCCACCCTGGAACGGCGGGAGTGGCTGTTTCGCACCTACACCGCGAACCGGCGGCTGCTGCTGGTGCTGGACAACGCCGTCGACGAGGGCCAGGTGCGCCCCCTGCTGGCCGCGTGCCCGACCGTCGTGACCAGCCGCTCGCCGCTCGGCGGGCTCGTCGACGCGGTGCGCCTGACCGTGGACGTCCTGGACGACCGCGAGGCGCAGGACCTGCTCGCGGGGCTGATCGGGCCGCGCCGGGCGGGCGAGGAGGCGACGGCGACGCGCAGGCTCGGGCAGGTCTGCGGCGGCCTGCCGATCGCGCTCCGCATCGCGGGCTCGCGGCTGGCGGCGCGCCCGGCGTGGACGGTCGGCCACCTGGCCGGGCTCCTCGACGACGAGCACCGCAGGCTGGACCAGCTCCACTCCGGCGACCAGACCGTCCGCGGCGTGTACGCGGTGGGGTACGAAGGGCTGCCGGACAAGGCCCGGCGCATGCTGCGCGCGCTCGGCGCGCTGCCGTCGCCGGACTTCGCGCACTGGGTCACCGAGCTCTTCGGCGACGAGGCCGAGGCCCTGGTCGACGCGGGGCTGATGGAGACGCACGCCGTGGACGTCGCCGGTCAGGTGCGCTACCGGCTGCACGACCTCACCCGCCTGTACGCGCGGGAGCGGCTGGTCGCCGAGGGCGGCGGCCAGGACGCCGTGCGGCAGACGCTCACGGGGTTGATGAGCGTCGTCACGACGATGGTCCGCGCCTCGCGCTTCCCCCTGCTGTCGGGGGACGGCGCGGGCGCGCGGCACGCCACGACCGACATCAAGCAGTCGGTGAACTGGCTGCTCGCCGAGCGGGTGTTCCTGACCGCGCTCGTGGCGGAGCTGCACAAGGCCGGGCTGTGGGAGCACGCCTGGCGGCTCGCCCACCTGCTCACGCCGTTCCTGGAGCGGTACCGGTTCCTGGACTCCTGGCGGCTCGCCTGCGAGTCAGGGCTGAGCGCGGCGCGGCAGACGGCGGAGGTGCGCGCCGAGGCGCTCCTGCTGCGCGACCTGGGCGACCTGCACCGGGCGGAGCAGCGGTGGGATCCGGCGGCCGAGCGGCTGCGGCTCGCGCTCGGCATGTTCCTGCGCGTGGGCGACGCCAAGAACGCCGTCCACACCCGCCGCCGTCTCGGCCAGGTCCTGCTCGAACTCGACCGGCCCGAGGACGCCGAACGCAACCTCCTGACCTGCCTGGCCGCCTACACCTCCGAGGTCTCCCCGGCCCCCGCCGGCCCCGCTCCCCAGGGCGCCGCGCTCCACGACCCGCAGGAAGAGGCCGAGACCCGGCGGGCCCTCGGCGCCGTCCTCGGGCGTACGGGACGCCTGGACGAGGCGGCGGCGCACCTCGTGCGCGCGGTGTCCCTGCTGTCCTCGACCGGCGACCGGCACCGGCACGCCGACGCGCTGCTCGACCTGACCGCGGCGCGCCTGGCCCAAGGGTCGCCCGACGAGGCGCGGGCCCACGCCCAGCGGGCGAGGAGCATCGCCGTACGGCTCGGCGACCGCCTCCTCAACACCCGGGCCCTCATCGCCCTCGCGGAGGTCCTCCTCGCCGAGGGCGCCGGGGAGCAGGCCCGCGACCTCGCCTCGGAGGCCCTGGCCGCCCTGGAGACCGGCCCCGACCCGGCCGCCCGCGCCCGGGCGCTGCGGATCCTGGACCCGTCCCGCTCCTGA